The genome window AGGCCGTGCCGATGCAGAACAGCGAAATAGAGGCCAGACGCACGGTATTGTACAGGACCTGCCGAATGTCCTTCGGGCCGATGGATCGGTGAATCACGAGGCCGACGGCGAACGAATACAGCACCGCCACCACCGCAGCCTCCGTCGGCGTGAAAAATCCCCCCACCACCCCTCCGATGATGATGACCGGCGTCATCAGCGCGGCAGCCGCCCGGCCCAGGGCATGGAAGAACTCGCGGACCGTCGCCCGAGCGTAGACCGGGTAGTTGCGCTTCCGCGCATAAAAATAGGTCGCGACCATCTGCGAGAGCCCCACGAGAATCCCGGGGATGAAGCCCGCCAGAAACATGGCCCCGATGGACACGTTCATGACGCCCCCCCACACCACCATCAGGATGCTGGGGGGGATGATCACTCCGATCACCGACGAGCAGGCTGTGATGGCGACGGTGAAACTCGTGTCATACCCCTGTTTGCGCATCGCCGGGATGATCAGGGAGCCTTCGCCGGCCGCATCCGCCGTGGAGGAGCCCGAGATCCCGGCGAAGATCATGCTCACCAGGACATTGATGTAGGCGAGACCTCCGCGGAACTGCCCGACCACGCAGCGGGTCAGGTCCACGAGCCGATCGGTGATGCCCGCCGAGTTCATGATATTCGCGGAAAGCAGGAAGAAGGGAACCGCCAGCAGGATGAAGGAGTTGAAGGCCTTGGTCATCTCGCCCATCATCAGGATGGGCGTCAACCGGGGTTCCAGCGCGAAGATCGGCAGGCAGGCGAGGCCCAGGGCGAAGGCCACGGGCACGCGAAGGATGACGAGGACCGCGAAGGTCCCAAACAGGATCGCGGCGACTTCAGCGGGCGACATTGGGATCCCCCCGCAGCCGGGCGATCGCGTGCGGGTTTCCCCGAAGGGCGGAGATGGCGACCAGGATCCGTTCGCCCAGGAACAGGACCCAGGTCACCCCGGCAACGGGATAGGCCCCGTGGATGAGCACCATATTGATGCCGGTGAGCTCGGACGTCTGGGTATAGCCAAACAGCGCATACTGGTACCCGTACAGGACGAAGATGGAGGTGAAAACGAGCATGAAGACGGAGACCGCCAGCCGCATGACGGCCTCCCCCCGTGGGCTCCGAGGGGTTGGGAGCACATCCACTTCAAAGTGGGTGGCATCCCGGACGGCAATCGTGGCGCCGATCAAGATGATCCAGATGAAGCAGAATCGGGCTGCTTCCTCGGTCCAGATGTAGCGGGGGATGAGGCCGGTGTAGCGGGACACGATCTGGAGGGTCACCGGGACGATCAGCAGGCCCATGAGGACCCAGGCCAGCGTCTGGAGGAACCGGTAGTATCCGTCGAGCAGACGCTTGACGAGGGGGGGTCCGCGCATGAGTGCCCCTTCCGATCAGGAGAAAAAGTGGGTCCCCGGCCTGCAACAGACCGGGGACCCGATCACCTGACTGGGCGCGAGCGGCGAACCTACTTCACCGCGTTGATGGCCGCCAGGACCTTGTCCGCTCCGATCTCTTTGGCGAAGGCCTCCTTCACCGGGGCCGCCAATTCCAGGAGCTTGCCACGATCCCTGAAGTCATGGATCTGGATCTTGCCTTCCACCTTCATCTGCTCCAGGATCTTGTCGTCCGCATCCCGCTCCCACTTGCGGGCATGCACCCCCGCGACCGGCGCCGCCTTCAGGATGCAGTCCTGCAGATCCTTCGGCAGCTTCCGGAAAGTCTTCGCGCTGAAAACCAGGGGTCGGATCGTGACGGCGTGCAGGGTCCTGGACACGTGGGGCGCCACCTCATGCCACTTCATCTGGGACCAGCCGGGGCTCTCGTTCTCGCCGGCCTGGATCACCCCGGTCTGGATGGCGTTGTACACCTCGTCGTAGGCGATGACGGTCGGCGCCGCCGTGATGGCCTGGAACATCCGGGTCTGAATGGGCGCTCCCATCACCCGGATCGGGAGATTCGTCAGCTCTTCCATGCTGCGCACGGCCTTCCTGCCGACGATGTTCCGGACGCCGCCGCCCCCGTAGTTGATCAGCATGACGTCCGCCTTGGCCAGGACGTCGTCGTAGATCGGCTTCAAGGCCTCCCCGGTGGAGAGCACCTTGTTCCAGTGGTCAATGTCCCGGAAGAGGAAGGGCATATCCATGAGCGTGGCCATCTTGGAGAAGGTGGCCATGTGAGACGGAGCAACCACCGCATAATCCACCGACAGCCCCTGGCTCATGTAGGCAAAGTAGTCCTTCTCCAGGCCAAGCTCCCGGTTGCGGTGCAGGACGAAGTTGACCGGCTTGCCATAGCAGTTCTTGGTTTCCTTCTCCAGCGTGAGCATGTTCTGGTTGAAGGAGTGGGTGTCGTCGAACTGGCTGGCCCCCTTCAGCGTGATGGTCTGCGCCAGCGCCGGCGAGCCGGCCGCGAGGGCGAGCCCCACGGAGAGCCCCAGAGCGAAGATACGTCTTACACGCCGCGCAGTCATGGTGCCCTCCTCCTTATCACTGGGATGTTTGGCGCGCGATCCTGCGGCCGCGGGGCCCCAGCCGGGGGCCACCCGGCTCGCGCTTAGGGCCGGGTTCGGACAATCCGAGGGCCGATGTTCGCTGCCAGCGTCGCACTGAACCTTGAGGGGAATTCCCACCGGGAATGGCAGCGCATATCTGCCACAAGGGGAGCGTGCGCGTCAAGCAGAAACTGTCCCGGGTCGGATAGGAAAGGCGAGACAGCTGACGCACTATATCCACTATGGCGCCGCGTTCCCATCACAGAGGGACTTTGCCACAGCCCGGCCTGGCCGACCCTTGGCTGAGCCACCCCGTCCACCGAGCACTGGCCCCCCCCGAGACGGACCCAGCGCGGCTTAGGCCCCTTTCCCCTCCCGGGACTCCCCCCGTCCAGGCCCCCTGATCGGCTGCCGGGAGCAGCCGCCTGGCACCCAAGTTGCTCAATCCCCCATCGGTTTCGCGCGCGTGGAACGATCGTGCGCCCACCCTCAGAATGGGCCTGGCTGAAGGCTGTCTGCACCCTGGCCAACCTGAGGGGAATTACCAGAAAGGGCTTCTATGCTTCCCACGATTCTCACGGCACGCGACCTACGACGGCTCGGCGGTGTTCTGCCTGGCACGGTGTCTCGCCGGACCAGCACCGCGCCCCCCGAGCCGCCGGACGGAGTTTGCAGTGCCGCCACTCGTATGTTGTCGGCGAGGTTCCAACTCCGAGTCGGCGCCGCGCTTCCTCTCCGGTCCCGACTCCTTTCGGGAGGCCAACCATGAACCGCGGAGCTCTAGCCCGGGCCATCCTCCCCGGGCTTCTGATCAGTTCGATCGTGGCGCCCGTCAATGCTGACCCGCCGTCGCCGCCGCCTCTCATGGCGGTGGGACACGGAGCCGTCGCGTCGCGCTCGGTCCGGCACGACAGATCCCCGGCGCTGCGCGACATAGCGCCGCTTCCGCCAACGGCGGGGCCAAAGTTCCGTGAACGGCGCCTCGCCCGACTGGGTAACCTCAGGTTCCCGCGCGGCCCCGCCGACCTCGACCCTGCGGTCCAGTCCTCGCCTGGCGCGACCAGTACACCGTTGATCGACACGAGCTGGGAGGGAGTGAGCAGTGACGCTCAAGCCGGGATTGTCGGTGTCGTGCTGCCACCCGACACCAACATGGACGTCGGCCCGAGCCACATCGTCCAGTGGGTGAATCTGACGTTCGCCGTCTATGACAAGTCCGGTGCCCTGCTCTACGGGCCTGCTTCCGGCAACACCTTGTGGCAGGGCTTCGGGGGCGCGTGCGAGACGAGCAACGACGGCGACCCCATCGTGCTCTACGACCACCTGGCTGACCGTTGGTTCATGAGCCAGCTTGCGATCCCCAACTTCCCGAATGGGCCGTTCTGGCAGTGCATCGCCGTGTCAACGAGCCCCGACCCCCTGGGCTTGTACTACCGCTACGCCTTCGCGATCCACGAGACCAAGTTGAACGACTACCCGAAGTTCGGCGTGTGGCCCGACGGCTACTACTTGGCGGTCAACCAGTTCCAGTGCTCGGACCTGTTCCCACCCTTCGGCTTCTACGCCTGCGACTGGGCTGGCCAGCGCGCGCTCGCCTTCGAGCGCGACAAGATGCTTCTCGGGCAGCCCGCCCAGACCGTGGCCTTCGAGCTTCCCCTCAGCAACCGCGGCGGGATGCTCCCCGCCGACCTCGACGGCCCGGGGCCGCCACCCGGCACCCCCAACTACTTCGTCCAGGTGGACGACGGCAAATGGTTCAGCCCCGCAGTCGCGGATCGCCTGCAGATCTGGCCGTTCCACGTCGACTGGGCGAACCCGGCAAGCTCGACCTTCGGGCCCAACCCACCCGGGTCCGACGTCGGCATCGAGGTGACAACCGCGCCCTTCGATTCCGACATGTGCGGCTACGCCCCGAACTGCATTCCGCAACCAGGGGTCGACATCCTGGGACTTCCGTCCCCGCCCGTGGATGCCCTCTCCGACCGGCTGATGTACCGGCTACAGTACCGCTACTTTGGCACCCACGAGACGCTGGTGGTCAACCACACCGTGGACGTGGACGGGACGGACCGGGCTGGGATCCGCTGGTACGAGCTGCGCAATGGCGGGAGCGCCTGGAGCATGCACCAGCAGGGGACGTATGCCCCCGCCGATGGCCTGCACCGCTGGATGGGGAGCGTCGCCATGGACGCGGCCGGCAACATGGCGCTGGGCTTCAGCGTGTCGAGCCTCATCACGTCCCCCTCCATACGGTACGTCGGCCGGGAAGCCACCGACCTGCTGAACCAGATGGGGCTGGAGACCACCATCATCGCTGGAACAGGCTACCAGCTCCACAGCTCGGGGCGCTGGGGGGACTACAGCACGATGAGCGTGGACCCGACGGACGACTGCACGTTCTGGTACACCCAGGAGTATTACGCGAACGTCGACATCCTCTACGGCGCCAACTGGCAGACCCGGATCGCCTCCTTTAAGTTTCCGTCGTGCGGCTCCGCACCGCCCGCGCCCTCGGTGTTGATCTCGGACGCGGCGGTCACCGAGGGGAACAGCGGGACGGTCAGCGCGGTGTTCACTGTAAGCCTCTCTGCCGCCAGCACGCAGACGATCTCGCTGGACTATGCCACGGCCGACGACACGGCCACGGCCGGCAGCGACTACGTGGCCAGCTCGGGGACGCTCAGCTTTCCGGCCGGGACGACCAGCCAGACGCTGGCGATCGTCGTCAACGGGGACACCAGCCTCGAGGCCAACGAGACGTTCCTCGTGAATCTCAGCAACGCCACCAATGCCACGGTCGCGGACGGCCAGGGCGTCGGGACCATCCAGAATGACGACGCCGCGTTGACTGTCCTCGCACCGAACGGCGGGGAAAGCTGGCCGCGCAACAGCACCCAGACGATCCAGTGGAACTCGATGGGGCTGGGCGGCAACGTCAAGATCGACCTCTCCCGGGACGGCGGGGTGACCTGGCCGACGACCCTGTTCGGCAGCGTCCCGAACGACGGGGCCCAGGACTGGCGGGTGTTCGGCAGGGCGACGACGACCGCGCGGATCCGTGTGTGCAGCGTGGAGAATCCCAGCGTCTGCGATGTGAGCGACGGGAACTTCGCGATTGCGAAGTAGCCCGGCGTCGCTCCCGGACTGACCACTACCCGGCCCACGATCGTCCCCGCACGCGTCGCGCCGTGGCTGAGGGCCTGCCGGGCACTTCCGCGCGAGCGCCACGCCGCGCTGCGAGACTCGCTCTTCGTCGATGGGGACCGGCGACCCCCTCACGATGACCACCGGGATCTTCGGATCTCGCTGGCGGAACACTTCGAGCACGTCCCTGTCCGTCACTCCCGGCATCAACAAGTCGGTCAGGACAACATTGTAGTGGCCCTGCTCGAACAGGGCGAGCGCCTCGAGCCCGCTCTTCGCCGCGTCCGCGGCCTACCCCCGTTTGGTCAAGACGTCGCGGAGTATGTTCCTGACGACCGCGTTGTCGTCGATGAGCAGATCTCCCGGAGCGTGATTCACAACCGTCATGACCTACCTCACAGACCCGCTCACTGGGCAGGCTGCAGTGCCCTGATCATTTTTCGCTCTCCGACTCTACGGCGCGTCCGCTTGGACGCGCCCGTAGACCGCAATCGGTCATTGGGGCCACAGGTTATCCTAAGGGTCCCGACACCGAAAGGTCTCATCTACGAGATCGAGGGTCTCCAGCGCGAAACCATACGGCGGTGGCGGCCCTGCGCCAAGCTAGGTGAGGCCGTCAGCACGGCCACGGTGAGGGCACGGGCGGGGACGGTTCACCCCGCGCTGAGGGGGCGAGGTCCCCTCTGCGGTGACAATGTGGTGACAATCCGATTTGGGGAAGGACGCGAGGGAGAGCCTAACTGGCCGCATTTGCTGGTGGGCAGGGCCAGAATTGAACTGGCGACACCGGGATTTTCAGTCCCGTGCTCTACCAACTGAGCTACCTGCCCGGAGCGGCACCGCGGGGGATCCGCACGACACGACCGGAACCGTTTTTGTAGCATCGGGACGGGAGGGTGTCAAGATGAGCCGGCTGGCTGGCGGAGGACGACGGTGCCGGCCAGCAGGTCGTGCAGGCCCTGTCTCCGGGGCGTGACCGCGATCAGGAGCACCCCGATCCCGAGGAGACCGAGCGCCAGCCAGGAGGCGGTCCATCGCCACGCTGCGCGGCCGTAACTGACGGCTCTCCCGTCGGGGCGCGCGACGGTCAGGCCGAAGAACATCTTCCCGGGAGTCTGCGCCCATGTCCCCGTAAGGAGCGTATGGTAGGCAAGGCTCACCCCCGCCGCAGCCAGAAGAGCCGCCGCCACCGCCACGATGTCCGTCCTCACGTCAAGCCCTCCGGCCAGGACCCCACCCCCCGCCGCGGCCACGACCGCGCCCGCGCCCGCTAAGGCCGCGAGCGCACCCGCCAGGATGGAATCGACCAGGGCGGCCATCCCCCGAAGCCAGAAGCCGCCATAGCGCCTGGCGGTCGAGGTCCCCACCACTGGTGCCGCACCCGCCGGAGGCTCCGCCTCAGCCCGCCCCCGAGGTTCGAGGATGCTTCGCGGAAGGCTGAGCCCCTTGAGGTCGAGTCTCTCCGGGTCAAGCTCGGCCGCGACCTCCTGGGGCAGGTCGGTGCCCCACCAGGAGGAAGCCGGCGGGGACGGAGGAGGCGGTGCCGCCCCCTCGGCGAGCGGGGGGACCTCCGGGCCGGATGCCATCCCCGAGAGGGGCCGCCCACACTCCTTGCAGGTGCTGGCGTGGGGGAACGTCGTGAACCCGCAGTGCGGGCAGCGCACGGGTCGTCGGCCTCCGAGAGCGTGGCAGAAATTTCCCCGAGAGTAGACGTCGGCAGGACCGGGGTCAAGGGCAAAGCCGGCCCGACGACCGGCGGACCGAGGCTTGACGGCGCGAGCGGCATTGCGACACAATCGTGTCGTCCCCATGGCGAGGGAGGACCCGGCGATGCCCATCTATGAATATCGCTGTGGCGGCTGCCAGCGGCGCGTGAGCATTTTCATCCGCAGCATCAGCAACCCCGGAACGGCGGCGTGCCCCCGGTGCGGGAGCACGGCGCTGGAGCGCCTCTTCTCCCGCTTCGCGCGCGTCCGGAGCGAAGAGGACCGGCTGGATCGGCTGGGCGATGACAGCAGCCTCGCGGGCGTGGACGAGGACAACCCCGCGAGCGTGGCCCGCTGGATGAAGAAGATGGGGAAGGAGCTCGGGGAGGGCGCCGGCGAGGACTTCGACGCGCTTGTGGACGAGGCCATGGAGGAAGGGGGCGGCCCCGAGGGGGAGGGGGGCGAGGGGGCAGACGATGACCTCTGATGCCCTCGGGGATCCCTTCGCCGTCCTGCGCCAGGACGCGGAGGCGTTCCTCGGGGCGCTGGCCCAGGTCACCTACCGGCAGAGCGCCGGCCTCGAGCCGGCCCGGCCGCTCGCGCCCCTCTACGAGCGCTTCGGCCG of Candidatus Methylomirabilis sp. contains these proteins:
- a CDS encoding TRAP transporter substrate-binding protein produces the protein MTARRVRRIFALGLSVGLALAAGSPALAQTITLKGASQFDDTHSFNQNMLTLEKETKNCYGKPVNFVLHRNRELGLEKDYFAYMSQGLSVDYAVVAPSHMATFSKMATLMDMPFLFRDIDHWNKVLSTGEALKPIYDDVLAKADVMLINYGGGGVRNIVGRKAVRSMEELTNLPIRVMGAPIQTRMFQAITAAPTVIAYDEVYNAIQTGVIQAGENESPGWSQMKWHEVAPHVSRTLHAVTIRPLVFSAKTFRKLPKDLQDCILKAAPVAGVHARKWERDADDKILEQMKVEGKIQIHDFRDRGKLLELAAPVKEAFAKEIGADKVLAAINAVK
- a CDS encoding Calx-beta domain-containing protein translates to MSSDAQAGIVGVVLPPDTNMDVGPSHIVQWVNLTFAVYDKSGALLYGPASGNTLWQGFGGACETSNDGDPIVLYDHLADRWFMSQLAIPNFPNGPFWQCIAVSTSPDPLGLYYRYAFAIHETKLNDYPKFGVWPDGYYLAVNQFQCSDLFPPFGFYACDWAGQRALAFERDKMLLGQPAQTVAFELPLSNRGGMLPADLDGPGPPPGTPNYFVQVDDGKWFSPAVADRLQIWPFHVDWANPASSTFGPNPPGSDVGIEVTTAPFDSDMCGYAPNCIPQPGVDILGLPSPPVDALSDRLMYRLQYRYFGTHETLVVNHTVDVDGTDRAGIRWYELRNGGSAWSMHQQGTYAPADGLHRWMGSVAMDAAGNMALGFSVSSLITSPSIRYVGREATDLLNQMGLETTIIAGTGYQLHSSGRWGDYSTMSVDPTDDCTFWYTQEYYANVDILYGANWQTRIASFKFPSCGSAPPAPSVLISDAAVTEGNSGTVSAVFTVSLSAASTQTISLDYATADDTATAGSDYVASSGTLSFPAGTTSQTLAIVVNGDTSLEANETFLVNLSNATNATVADGQGVGTIQNDDAALTVLAPNGGESWPRNSTQTIQWNSMGLGGNVKIDLSRDGGVTWPTTLFGSVPNDGAQDWRVFGRATTTARIRVCSVENPSVCDVSDGNFAIAK
- a CDS encoding zinc ribbon domain-containing protein, which encodes MPIYEYRCGGCQRRVSIFIRSISNPGTAACPRCGSTALERLFSRFARVRSEEDRLDRLGDDSSLAGVDEDNPASVARWMKKMGKELGEGAGEDFDALVDEAMEEGGGPEGEGGEGADDDL
- a CDS encoding RDD family protein is translated as MGTSTARRYGGFWLRGMAALVDSILAGALAALAGAGAVVAAAGGGVLAGGLDVRTDIVAVAAALLAAAGVSLAYHTLLTGTWAQTPGKMFFGLTVARPDGRAVSYGRAAWRWTASWLALGLLGIGVLLIAVTPRRQGLHDLLAGTVVLRQPAGSS
- a CDS encoding TRAP transporter large permease, yielding MSPAEVAAILFGTFAVLVILRVPVAFALGLACLPIFALEPRLTPILMMGEMTKAFNSFILLAVPFFLLSANIMNSAGITDRLVDLTRCVVGQFRGGLAYINVLVSMIFAGISGSSTADAAGEGSLIIPAMRKQGYDTSFTVAITACSSVIGVIIPPSILMVVWGGVMNVSIGAMFLAGFIPGILVGLSQMVATYFYARKRNYPVYARATVREFFHALGRAAAALMTPVIIIGGVVGGFFTPTEAAVVAVLYSFAVGLVIHRSIGPKDIRQVLYNTVRLASISLFCIGTASAFGWILAYYQIPRAVVGYLGQLGVGVTSVGLVEAAAFLFIGCFIDALPSIIIIAPILAPLAASVGMHPIHFAIIGVVSLAFGLVTPPYGLCLLIDCAIAGVKVSEVIKDVAIILLPMLVALLLIILFPEMILFIPRLLMPKFV
- a CDS encoding TRAP transporter small permease is translated as MRGPPLVKRLLDGYYRFLQTLAWVLMGLLIVPVTLQIVSRYTGLIPRYIWTEEAARFCFIWIILIGATIAVRDATHFEVDVLPTPRSPRGEAVMRLAVSVFMLVFTSIFVLYGYQYALFGYTQTSELTGINMVLIHGAYPVAGVTWVLFLGERILVAISALRGNPHAIARLRGDPNVAR